The following proteins come from a genomic window of Flavobacterium eburneipallidum:
- a CDS encoding DUF5123 domain-containing protein: protein MKNKLLVFKVLILIMTIISCEKDYNQWEVDSSTDRLFKSIIFETSAVEASAVELKFTKSISATKYVFEFSKDSLEFKNIVKTVEVLADTLTPFANSTTLTKVEYRERFDELEGTTGYSVRMKSIDEITGLESKYSQVYFKTPAEQIFKGYTATSTTASLKWTISPRVTNISLYDQASVLIKNIVLTQAQKDSGMLTIDNLANGSNYIVKVFNADNNRGTLNIKTTGLFNSSIYKVLLSDTAGSIGTAIKGLVTAGAKDITVEFDAATTYTIGGDITIPTGVNNIAFVGSVDQNGNPSVLNNARFRVQDKINNILLQNLVTSSASSFLIDLPVKTVNDIQIEGCTISQINSIVRASGVSVINNINVNDCKVSQTGNYGVFNVGVGSIVNSINVSNCTLTEIDTRFADVRVKTKINFKNITCVNITKFMGHLWNFDNNNPVQVSIQNCIIAGPNGGTALNSTSGTYSNISISYAGNYLTKDVLNNGTRPITGITTVPLVIADFFVDPTKGDFHIKPGIGFAGTGVAGDPRWF from the coding sequence ATGAAAAATAAATTATTAGTTTTTAAGGTTTTAATACTTATCATGACTATAATTAGTTGTGAAAAAGATTACAACCAATGGGAAGTGGATTCTAGTACCGATAGACTTTTTAAATCTATTATTTTTGAAACTTCGGCTGTTGAAGCTTCAGCTGTTGAACTTAAATTCACGAAATCAATTTCGGCTACAAAGTATGTTTTTGAGTTTAGTAAAGATAGTTTAGAGTTTAAAAACATTGTGAAGACTGTTGAAGTTTTAGCCGATACTTTAACACCATTTGCCAATTCAACTACTTTGACTAAAGTAGAATACCGCGAAAGATTTGATGAGCTTGAGGGAACAACAGGTTATTCTGTAAGGATGAAAAGTATTGACGAAATAACAGGTTTAGAATCTAAATATAGTCAAGTCTATTTTAAAACCCCAGCAGAACAGATTTTTAAAGGATATACAGCTACATCTACTACTGCCAGTTTAAAATGGACTATTTCACCTAGGGTAACCAATATAAGTTTGTATGACCAAGCATCTGTATTAATAAAAAATATTGTTTTGACTCAAGCTCAAAAAGATTCAGGTATGTTAACCATCGATAATTTAGCCAATGGGTCAAATTACATTGTCAAAGTTTTTAATGCTGATAATAATAGAGGAACCCTAAATATTAAAACAACTGGTTTATTTAACAGTAGCATTTACAAAGTTTTACTTTCGGATACAGCAGGAAGTATTGGCACAGCCATAAAAGGTCTTGTAACAGCGGGAGCCAAAGATATTACGGTAGAGTTTGATGCTGCAACAACCTACACAATAGGTGGAGATATTACTATCCCAACTGGAGTAAATAATATTGCTTTTGTAGGTTCAGTAGATCAAAACGGTAATCCATCGGTGTTAAACAATGCCAGGTTCAGAGTTCAAGATAAAATTAATAATATTTTGTTGCAAAATTTGGTTACGTCTTCAGCTAGTAGTTTCTTGATTGATTTGCCAGTTAAAACTGTTAATGATATACAAATTGAAGGATGTACGATTTCGCAAATAAACTCTATTGTAAGAGCGAGTGGAGTTAGTGTTATTAACAACATAAATGTAAATGATTGTAAGGTTTCACAAACAGGAAATTATGGTGTGTTTAATGTAGGTGTTGGTAGTATTGTCAATTCTATTAATGTTTCTAATTGCACCCTTACCGAGATTGATACCCGTTTTGCGGATGTTCGCGTTAAAACAAAAATTAATTTCAAAAACATTACTTGTGTAAATATTACCAAGTTTATGGGACATCTTTGGAATTTTGATAACAATAATCCTGTACAGGTTTCCATCCAGAATTGTATAATAGCTGGACCAAATGGAGGAACTGCCCTTAATAGTACTAGTGGTACCTACAGTAATATCAGTATTTCATATGCTGGTAATTACTTGACGAAGGATGTGCTAAATAACGGAACAAGACCTATAACAGGTATTACAACTGTTCCTCTTGTTATAGCAGACTTTTTTGTAGATCCCACTAAAGGAGATTTTCATATTAAGCCAGGTATTGGTTTCGCAGGAACTGGTGTAGCTGGAGATCCTCGTTGGTTTTAG
- a CDS encoding RagB/SusD family nutrient uptake outer membrane protein: MKKLLYNFSFIFLLVCVSCQDDFLDTSSPSKLSSETVFKTSSMAKAAVMGVYGKMTDSNIYGQKLSVNWQGFSDIESNQGFTTGAYNSNTSDQGAGNFYGDPYNQTTKWQALFQLAELASASVDGIRNSPILESQASKMKPLLGEALVLRSLAYFELVRYWGDVPYKEGTSESDLSNVYIGKIDRDVIYASLVKDLTEAQGYLPWLKADAEYATVERITKGYAKGLLAKVALFAGGWSLRDGNLFPSKDLEHNPNVPENGNYFVGRVKNWRDYYQIASQQTAEILGSTANPHQLDPDYENIWKSVCGAKQNPFNENLFEVAFGLGNSGDIGSLMGYEVAGGSKYGSRGFGGTYVGSHAYYFYSFTPEDKRRDVSLSWLNYTKDNVEGVKTDPLSVNFAKWRIYWMSPSYLALHKTANSRVATGVNWILMRYSDIYLMYAEAENALNGPEAINPAAGMSARQALEKVRERAFGVGSAKIKEYDANFFDAIVNERAWEFGCENIRKQDLVRWGLLSEKIETMKKTLCLMFDNKEAVNIFDKTYQAADFPKTVYYKFKDAEYIDKSSLNYYTNLSASPGPEYKSVSWFPTSAAKPLTGTNKNYVDWPVKTLLAGSGLNVAYDYSSLLGTMSNGTEIQASLAQYTKGNGTCNYRHFFAIYYEDIFESKGQISNSYGF; encoded by the coding sequence ATGAAAAAACTATTATACAATTTTAGCTTTATTTTCCTATTGGTTTGTGTCTCCTGTCAAGATGATTTTTTAGACACATCATCACCATCTAAATTGAGTTCAGAAACCGTTTTTAAAACCTCTTCAATGGCTAAAGCAGCAGTAATGGGAGTTTATGGAAAAATGACGGACAGTAATATTTATGGACAAAAATTATCCGTTAACTGGCAAGGTTTTTCGGATATTGAAAGTAATCAAGGATTTACTACAGGAGCGTATAACTCCAATACGAGCGATCAAGGAGCAGGAAATTTTTATGGTGATCCTTATAATCAAACTACAAAATGGCAGGCTTTATTCCAACTGGCTGAATTAGCTTCAGCTTCAGTTGATGGCATTAGAAATTCCCCTATTCTTGAAAGTCAGGCTTCTAAAATGAAACCACTATTAGGTGAAGCATTGGTTTTGAGATCATTGGCTTACTTTGAGTTAGTGCGTTATTGGGGCGATGTTCCTTACAAGGAAGGAACTTCTGAATCGGATTTATCAAATGTTTATATTGGTAAAATTGATAGAGATGTTATTTATGCAAGTTTAGTTAAAGATCTAACAGAAGCACAAGGATATTTACCTTGGTTGAAAGCAGATGCAGAGTATGCAACTGTAGAACGTATCACAAAGGGGTATGCCAAAGGACTTTTGGCAAAAGTGGCTCTTTTTGCTGGAGGTTGGTCTTTACGTGATGGGAATTTGTTTCCTAGCAAAGATTTAGAACACAATCCTAATGTGCCTGAAAATGGCAATTATTTTGTAGGCAGGGTTAAAAATTGGAGAGACTATTATCAAATAGCTTCGCAACAAACAGCTGAAATACTTGGAAGTACTGCAAATCCACACCAATTAGATCCGGATTACGAGAATATATGGAAATCTGTTTGTGGTGCAAAACAAAATCCTTTTAATGAAAATTTATTTGAAGTAGCATTTGGTCTAGGTAACAGTGGAGATATTGGATCACTAATGGGCTATGAAGTAGCTGGGGGTAGTAAATATGGGTCTAGAGGTTTTGGTGGTACTTATGTTGGTTCACATGCCTACTATTTCTATTCGTTTACTCCAGAAGATAAGCGTCGGGATGTTAGTTTAAGCTGGTTGAACTACACTAAAGATAATGTTGAAGGTGTAAAAACTGATCCGCTTAGTGTAAATTTTGCTAAATGGAGAATTTATTGGATGTCCCCTTCTTATTTAGCATTGCATAAAACAGCCAATTCACGTGTTGCTACTGGTGTCAATTGGATATTAATGCGTTATTCAGATATTTATTTAATGTATGCAGAAGCTGAAAATGCACTAAATGGACCCGAAGCTATAAATCCAGCTGCAGGTATGTCTGCAAGACAAGCATTAGAAAAGGTTCGTGAAAGAGCTTTCGGTGTGGGATCTGCTAAAATAAAAGAATATGATGCTAATTTCTTTGATGCAATTGTTAACGAACGTGCTTGGGAGTTTGGTTGTGAAAATATTCGTAAACAGGATTTAGTTCGTTGGGGTCTTTTATCTGAAAAGATTGAAACTATGAAAAAAACGCTTTGTCTAATGTTTGATAACAAAGAAGCAGTAAATATTTTTGATAAAACGTATCAAGCAGCTGATTTTCCTAAAACGGTATATTACAAATTTAAGGATGCAGAATACATTGATAAAAGCTCACTTAATTATTATACAAACCTTTCTGCTAGTCCAGGTCCTGAATATAAGAGCGTTTCTTGGTTTCCTACGAGTGCCGCAAAGCCTCTTACAGGTACTAATAAAAATTATGTTGATTGGCCAGTTAAGACTTTGTTGGCTGGTTCTGGATTAAATGTGGCATATGATTACTCAAGTCTTTTAGGCACAATGAGTAATGGTACAGAAATTCAAGCTAGCCTTGCTCAATATACTAAAGGCAATGGTACTTGTAATTATAGACATTTCTTTGCTATATATTATGAGGATATTTTTGAGTCTAAAGGACAGATAAGTAATTCTTACGGATTTTAA
- a CDS encoding SusC/RagA family TonB-linked outer membrane protein, translated as MKNYLSRSDFGLFEALEKKTKASMYISFVLMFSLSVSGKTNLKSSNGRNLNLQNSAAVSISSSLVEGEITVSGKVVDEKGLGIPGVSVVVKGVKKSTSTDLDGSYKIAGVPENGTLVFSFIGMETQEISVNGKQTITVKMKDLTTDLNEIVVIGYGTARRKDLTGSVSSVSMKDLKDIPATSALQAIAGRMAGVNVTIADGSPDAPIKIRVRGGGSITQDNSPLFIVDGFPVSNINDIAPGDIESMDVLKDASSTAIYGAQGANGVVLVTTKSGKSGKTEINVNAYSGIKNTYNLTEVLSPYDFVYFQKELDPGASLTGSAFYSTYGAWDDVDVYKSKKGTDWQEKLYGNTGIQTHVDFGLTGGESTLKYKLNYTHDNEDYIMLNSAYKRDYLSFNLNKKISPKLSFDFNTRISNTVITGPSVSSGSKLREGIKYAPVYSLTSQPGNTLGGADDITSAEALSSLNDPVYNITNEYKDQNKFNATFNAGLTWKPIKSLTVSSKGSFGTNKDFTDNIWLNKTGEASANGGQPVARRTDSKSYNWSIQNTVSYNTNFNSKIHKLDLMAGQEMNNSQANEMRSESKFYPIDFTAKDVLAMWNYGTPSPTYTTIYEPSRTSSLFGRANYTFHNRYILTLTARSDSKNVFAPENRTGFFPGAAVAWRISDESFMKSTKNWLSDTKLRLSYGEVGNARVGSYWRQEYGFQSTSRSLYYINEQPQSALVTSSVLKNENLTWETTVSANLGLDLGFFNQRLRVTADIYQNDVKDLILGVALPSNSGYDTQYQNIGRTSNKGLEIAVSGDIIKNDQFYLSANFNIAFNKNIVKELDGSSEMIVSSNWGALIGKDDYRAIVGQPVGLMYGYVSDGYYTFDDFTYDNTQKKWILNPGVVDVSKVLPTSGNYFGPGHMKLKKLSDDGTTVISADKDRKVIGRAQPKHVGGFSFSTGYKGFDLTAMFNWSFGNDIYNANRIDNTTFSGSKRYQNMSSVMSIEDRFTTIDPVTGYNIMFGDNANPQRLQEINQGKSLWHPLSNSTIVTDWAIEDGSFLRFGNLTMGYTLPDTIAKNGFVQKVRCYVGANNLMIWTKYSGQDPEVDGIRNTPLTPGVDWSAYPKAKTFLFGVNVTF; from the coding sequence ATGAAAAATTATTTGTCAAGGAGTGACTTTGGCTTATTTGAAGCATTAGAAAAGAAAACAAAAGCCTCTATGTATATTTCTTTCGTTTTGATGTTTTCGCTATCTGTTTCAGGGAAAACAAATCTGAAGTCATCAAATGGAAGAAATTTAAATCTGCAAAATTCTGCAGCTGTAAGTATTAGTTCTTCATTAGTAGAAGGAGAAATAACTGTTTCTGGAAAAGTTGTCGATGAAAAGGGACTTGGAATACCAGGTGTTTCTGTTGTAGTTAAGGGCGTTAAAAAAAGTACCTCAACAGATTTAGACGGTAGTTATAAAATTGCAGGAGTACCTGAAAATGGTACTTTAGTATTCTCTTTTATAGGTATGGAAACACAGGAAATTAGTGTTAATGGAAAACAGACTATTACTGTTAAAATGAAAGACCTAACTACCGATTTGAATGAAATAGTTGTAATTGGGTATGGCACCGCTAGACGAAAAGATTTAACAGGATCAGTGTCGTCTGTGAGTATGAAAGACTTAAAAGATATTCCAGCAACATCTGCTTTACAAGCAATTGCAGGACGTATGGCTGGTGTTAATGTAACCATTGCAGACGGTTCTCCAGACGCACCGATTAAGATACGTGTAAGAGGAGGAGGATCTATAACTCAAGATAACTCACCATTATTTATAGTTGATGGATTTCCAGTAAGTAACATAAATGATATCGCTCCAGGTGATATTGAATCTATGGATGTTCTTAAAGATGCTTCTTCTACAGCAATTTATGGTGCTCAAGGTGCAAATGGAGTTGTTCTTGTTACAACTAAATCAGGAAAATCAGGTAAAACAGAAATCAATGTTAATGCCTATTCAGGTATAAAAAACACTTACAATTTAACAGAAGTATTGTCTCCGTATGATTTTGTCTATTTTCAAAAAGAGCTAGATCCAGGAGCAAGTCTTACAGGGTCTGCTTTTTACAGTACCTATGGAGCTTGGGATGATGTTGATGTTTATAAATCTAAAAAAGGTACAGATTGGCAGGAAAAACTGTATGGTAATACAGGAATTCAAACTCATGTTGATTTCGGCTTAACAGGTGGGGAATCCACACTGAAATACAAGCTTAATTATACTCACGACAATGAAGATTATATTATGCTAAATTCAGCTTATAAAAGAGATTATTTAAGTTTTAATTTGAATAAAAAAATAAGCCCCAAATTATCATTTGATTTCAATACAAGAATTTCAAACACAGTTATTACAGGACCTAGTGTTTCTTCTGGAAGTAAACTTAGAGAAGGAATTAAGTATGCTCCAGTTTATAGCTTAACCAGTCAGCCAGGTAATACTTTAGGAGGAGCAGATGATATAACTTCAGCCGAGGCTTTAAGTTCATTAAATGATCCTGTTTATAATATTACTAACGAATATAAAGATCAGAATAAGTTTAATGCTACATTCAATGCGGGATTAACTTGGAAGCCTATAAAAAGTTTAACGGTTTCTTCTAAAGGAAGCTTCGGTACAAATAAAGACTTTACTGATAATATTTGGCTAAATAAAACAGGAGAAGCCAGTGCCAATGGTGGACAGCCTGTAGCTAGACGTACAGATTCAAAAAGCTACAACTGGTCTATTCAAAATACAGTTTCTTATAATACAAATTTTAATAGCAAAATTCATAAGTTGGATTTAATGGCAGGACAAGAAATGAACAATTCTCAAGCAAATGAGATGCGTAGCGAATCCAAGTTTTATCCCATAGATTTTACTGCAAAAGATGTTTTAGCAATGTGGAATTATGGTACGCCATCACCAACTTATACCACTATATACGAGCCTTCAAGAACTTCATCTTTATTTGGACGTGCTAATTACACATTTCATAATCGTTACATTTTAACTTTAACAGCTAGATCCGATTCAAAAAATGTATTTGCTCCAGAAAACCGTACAGGGTTCTTTCCAGGTGCAGCAGTGGCATGGAGGATATCGGATGAATCATTTATGAAATCAACAAAGAATTGGCTGTCAGATACTAAATTACGTTTGAGCTATGGTGAAGTAGGTAACGCAAGAGTTGGATCTTATTGGAGACAGGAGTATGGGTTTCAATCTACAAGCAGAAGTTTGTATTATATAAATGAACAACCGCAAAGCGCACTTGTTACATCTTCGGTCTTGAAAAATGAAAATTTAACATGGGAAACTACAGTGTCTGCAAATTTAGGACTTGATTTAGGTTTTTTTAATCAACGTTTAAGGGTAACAGCTGATATATATCAAAATGATGTTAAAGATTTAATTTTAGGAGTTGCTTTACCTTCAAATTCAGGATACGATACTCAATATCAAAATATAGGAAGAACTTCAAACAAAGGTTTAGAGATTGCTGTGTCTGGAGATATTATTAAAAACGATCAATTTTATTTATCAGCTAATTTCAATATAGCCTTCAACAAAAATATAGTAAAGGAATTAGATGGTTCCAGTGAAATGATTGTTTCTTCAAATTGGGGAGCTTTAATTGGAAAAGATGACTACAGAGCAATTGTAGGGCAGCCAGTTGGATTAATGTACGGATATGTTTCTGATGGATATTACACATTTGATGACTTTACTTATGATAATACACAAAAAAAATGGATTCTAAATCCAGGTGTTGTTGATGTCTCAAAAGTACTTCCAACATCTGGTAATTATTTTGGACCAGGTCACATGAAACTTAAAAAATTATCCGATGATGGCACTACTGTAATTTCAGCCGATAAAGACAGAAAAGTAATAGGGAGAGCACAACCTAAACATGTAGGAGGATTTTCTTTCAGCACAGGCTACAAAGGTTTCGATTTAACAGCTATGTTCAATTGGTCTTTTGGCAATGATATTTATAATGCCAATAGAATAGACAACACTACTTTTAGTGGTTCCAAAAGATATCAAAACATGAGTTCGGTAATGAGTATAGAAGATCGATTTACTACAATTGATCCAGTTACAGGATATAATATTATGTTTGGCGATAACGCAAATCCTCAACGTTTGCAGGAAATTAATCAAGGAAAAAGTTTATGGCATCCTCTTTCTAATTCAACTATTGTAACAGATTGGGCAATAGAAGATGGTTCATTTTTGAGATTTGGTAATTTAACAATGGGTTATACATTACCTGATACTATTGCAAAAAATGGCTTTGTACAAAAAGTACGTTGTTACGTTGGAGCAAATAATTTAATGATTTGGACTAAATATTCAGGCCAAGATCCAGAGGTGGATGGTATTCGCAATACCCCATTAACGCCAGGAGTAGATTGGTCTGCTTATCCAAAAGCAAAAACATTCCTTTTTGGAGTTAATGTAACATTTTAA
- the pelA gene encoding pectate lyase, giving the protein MKHLKLIAVFVGFLFLSACSSDKELIDNSIKSITILNANAITDGVPRQLIVSVLPSTAENKAVIWSVSDATIATISDTGLLTPFQNGSVIVTATAKDGSGVSKESTISISGVKAKVILVSNITISGTTNNTNGQSQQLSLAVLPADATNKTVTWDVSSSIATISADGLLIPKLNGTVTVTATANDGSGKIGQMQLTISGVTAVYATKVRSESMLIWQRSNGGWSKTVSDFSQYNREQTDAEKAVAASTKNNLDTSIDNSHVTQELRDLLTDYKSTNNPNYLVAAEKAIDYLFTAQYDNGGWPQYYPDKSGYRHQITYNDDAMVKVMNVMWDISKGKNNLELVKPSYKARATTAFNKGIDVMLKTQITVNGKKTVWCAQHDEITLLAATARAYELPSLSGSESVGIARTLMLVESPSAEVKQAVKNAVDWFNSAKLLNISTKKVPDASSPNGFDVVVYATSGTTIWARFYDLNTNLPFFCGRDGVKKATLAEVNDIERRSGYAWYGAWPSGLIGSEYTAWKSKNGL; this is encoded by the coding sequence ATGAAACATTTAAAATTAATTGCCGTTTTTGTCGGTTTCCTGTTTTTATCGGCCTGTAGCTCCGATAAAGAACTTATTGACAATAGCATAAAATCCATTACGATCTTAAATGCAAATGCCATCACTGATGGAGTTCCGAGACAATTGATTGTTTCTGTGCTACCAAGTACTGCTGAAAATAAAGCAGTTATTTGGAGCGTATCCGATGCCACAATAGCCACAATTTCAGATACAGGACTTTTGACTCCCTTTCAAAATGGCAGCGTAATTGTAACCGCCACGGCAAAAGATGGCTCGGGTGTTTCAAAAGAATCTACCATCAGCATTTCAGGAGTAAAAGCAAAAGTTATTCTTGTATCAAACATTACTATTAGTGGTACAACAAACAACACTAATGGGCAATCACAACAGCTTTCATTAGCTGTATTGCCCGCTGATGCAACGAATAAAACAGTTACTTGGGATGTTTCCTCAAGTATTGCAACTATTTCAGCAGATGGGCTTTTGATACCAAAATTGAACGGTACAGTTACCGTTACAGCTACTGCCAATGACGGTAGTGGAAAAATAGGACAAATGCAGCTTACGATTTCTGGAGTAACAGCAGTATATGCTACTAAAGTAAGATCCGAAAGTATGTTGATATGGCAAAGAAGTAATGGCGGTTGGTCAAAAACAGTTTCTGATTTTTCTCAATACAATCGGGAGCAAACCGATGCAGAAAAAGCTGTGGCAGCAAGCACTAAAAACAATCTCGACACTTCAATTGATAACAGTCACGTAACTCAAGAGCTTCGAGATTTACTCACGGATTACAAATCGACCAACAATCCTAATTATTTGGTAGCGGCAGAAAAAGCAATTGATTATCTCTTTACCGCTCAATATGACAATGGGGGTTGGCCGCAATATTATCCAGACAAAAGCGGCTATAGACATCAAATTACCTACAATGATGATGCTATGGTTAAAGTAATGAACGTGATGTGGGACATTTCAAAGGGTAAAAATAATTTGGAATTGGTCAAACCATCTTACAAAGCCAGAGCGACAACCGCTTTCAATAAAGGAATTGACGTCATGTTGAAAACTCAAATTACAGTTAACGGTAAAAAAACGGTTTGGTGCGCACAACACGATGAAATAACTTTATTGGCTGCAACGGCAAGAGCTTATGAGTTACCTTCCTTAAGTGGCTCTGAATCCGTTGGAATTGCGAGAACCCTAATGTTGGTCGAAAGCCCTTCAGCGGAGGTAAAACAAGCTGTGAAAAATGCTGTGGATTGGTTTAATAGTGCAAAATTATTAAACATTTCTACCAAAAAAGTTCCTGATGCTAGTAGTCCTAACGGTTTTGATGTAGTAGTTTATGCTACATCAGGAACCACCATTTGGGCTAGATTTTATGATTTGAATACGAATCTTCCTTTTTTCTGTGGAAGAGATGGGGTAAAAAAAGCCACATTGGCAGAAGTAAATGATATCGAAAGAAGATCTGGATATGCGTGGTACGGTGCATGGCCTTCAGGTTTAATTGGTTCAGAATATACTGCATGGAAATCCAAAAACGGATTGTAG
- a CDS encoding T9SS type A sorting domain-containing protein, with amino-acid sequence MYSELKKQKKTTQNSLKKISIILLFLLGITTQMQAQRTVEKLNRGLVVIRLNTNQVYVGWRMLGTEPTDVSYNLYCDGVKVTGSPFITSTNFTHNINTNGAYTIRAIINGVEQPESETATVWTNQYLDIAMQVPPGGTNVSGSYTYSVNDCSVGDVDGDGQYEIFVKWDPSNSKDNSQPGFTGNVYIDCYRLDGTRLWRIDLGKNIRAGAHYTQFMVYDLDSDGKAEMACRTADGSIDGAGIVIGDASADYRNATGSTTTSGSPYGAVISGPEFLTVFNGLTGKAMASTNYLPARGTVSSWGDSYGGRSERFVAAIAYLDGSKPSLVMGRGYYTRLVRVAWDWRNNTLSQRWIFDSSTSGNSTYAGMGNHQMTVGDVDGDGKDEIFNGSSGINDDGTKLFANTLGHGDALHMSDMDPDRPGQEIWQCLEEPAKYKTNGLVFLDAQTGATIWGIPANTDVGRCNAADIDPRYKGYECFGSAGVKDAAGVTTTTNYLMDCKGNLISNKKPTQNFSIWWDADLNRELLDSNKIDKWDYINGRTSNMLTATGYSSNNTTKATPSLSADLFGDWREEVIFRKDDNTSIRIYTTNIPTTHKLYTLMHDTQYRTAIAWQNSAYNQPPHPSFYLGVDMDAQTKPNVVTAGANLSNQDFSNSKSSANAILYPNPTSQTFTIKAEGQFTYTIHNTLGSEVGSGKGENQVEVGQISTALGLYIITVKSEKGTSSIKLIKE; translated from the coding sequence ATGTATTCAGAACTAAAAAAACAGAAAAAAACTACCCAGAATTCACTCAAAAAAATATCAATTATTCTATTGTTCCTATTAGGAATTACAACTCAGATGCAAGCTCAGCGAACTGTTGAAAAGCTCAATCGTGGTTTAGTAGTCATACGCTTAAATACTAATCAAGTCTATGTTGGATGGAGAATGCTGGGAACTGAACCCACCGATGTAAGTTATAATTTATATTGTGACGGAGTAAAAGTAACAGGAAGTCCTTTTATAACAAGCACCAATTTTACTCACAACATCAATACTAATGGAGCTTATACTATTCGTGCAATTATTAATGGAGTCGAACAACCTGAATCAGAAACTGCCACAGTATGGACCAACCAGTATTTGGACATAGCTATGCAAGTACCCCCTGGAGGAACCAACGTAAGTGGATCTTACACCTATAGCGTAAATGATTGCAGCGTGGGTGACGTAGATGGTGATGGACAATATGAAATCTTCGTAAAATGGGATCCATCCAACTCAAAAGACAATTCCCAACCTGGCTTTACGGGCAATGTCTATATCGATTGCTACCGGTTGGACGGAACTCGTCTATGGAGAATTGACTTGGGAAAAAATATCCGTGCTGGTGCACATTACACCCAATTTATGGTGTACGATCTGGATTCGGACGGTAAAGCTGAAATGGCTTGCAGAACAGCAGATGGATCCATAGATGGAGCTGGGATAGTTATTGGCGATGCATCAGCAGATTACAGAAACGCTACTGGCAGTACAACTACATCTGGAAGCCCTTATGGAGCTGTCATATCAGGTCCTGAATTTTTGACTGTTTTTAACGGACTAACGGGAAAAGCAATGGCTTCAACTAATTATTTGCCTGCACGCGGAACGGTATCCTCTTGGGGTGATAGTTATGGTGGTCGTTCGGAACGTTTTGTTGCTGCCATCGCTTATCTTGACGGGTCAAAACCTAGTCTAGTAATGGGTCGTGGCTATTACACCAGATTGGTACGCGTTGCTTGGGATTGGCGAAACAATACCCTTTCCCAAAGATGGATTTTTGACAGCAGTACTTCAGGGAATTCGACTTATGCAGGTATGGGAAATCATCAAATGACAGTAGGTGATGTAGATGGAGACGGCAAAGACGAGATATTCAATGGCTCGAGCGGTATTAATGACGATGGTACAAAATTATTTGCCAACACCTTGGGTCATGGAGATGCGTTACATATGAGTGATATGGATCCGGATCGTCCTGGACAAGAAATATGGCAATGTCTGGAAGAACCTGCTAAATACAAAACGAATGGTCTGGTTTTCTTAGACGCCCAAACAGGAGCAACAATTTGGGGCATACCCGCAAATACAGATGTAGGTCGTTGCAATGCAGCAGATATTGACCCACGCTACAAAGGATATGAATGTTTTGGTAGCGCTGGTGTAAAGGATGCTGCTGGCGTTACTACTACAACAAACTATTTAATGGACTGTAAAGGAAACCTTATCAGCAATAAAAAGCCTACGCAGAATTTTTCAATTTGGTGGGATGCTGATTTGAATAGAGAATTATTAGATTCAAACAAAATAGACAAATGGGATTACATAAATGGCAGAACTAGTAATATGTTAACTGCGACTGGGTATTCTTCAAACAACACCACCAAAGCAACCCCTAGCTTGAGTGCCGACCTCTTTGGAGATTGGAGAGAAGAAGTTATCTTCCGAAAGGACGACAATACTTCTATCCGAATTTACACGACCAATATTCCTACTACCCATAAATTATACACTTTAATGCACGATACACAATACAGAACTGCTATTGCTTGGCAAAACTCTGCTTACAACCAACCGCCTCATCCAAGTTTTTATTTGGGAGTAGATATGGATGCCCAAACAAAACCAAATGTAGTTACTGCAGGTGCAAATTTATCGAACCAAGATTTTTCAAATTCAAAATCTTCAGCTAACGCTATTCTCTATCCGAATCCTACCAGTCAAACTTTTACAATTAAAGCGGAAGGACAGTTTACTTACACTATTCACAACACTTTAGGTTCAGAAGTAGGATCTGGAAAAGGAGAAAATCAGGTTGAAGTTGGACAAATATCCACAGCATTAGGTTTATATATTATTACTGTAAAATCAGAAAAAGGAACTTCATCTATTAAATTGATTAAGGAATAA